The proteins below come from a single Caulobacter segnis ATCC 21756 genomic window:
- a CDS encoding phosphatidate cytidylyltransferase: MTSPSPAKRFNWGNLRMRVVSATVLVPTVVAAVWLGGAWILALALICVALLAREWGKISAPKAPRAVGAVVGVFCALAVIAAFLHQFFIAWTVVLVGAFLAGLIARGAVERRADAAYGVVYIAPAVIALVWVRSLPDGLWWTLLLFVVTWFADIFAYVAGSIFKGPKLWPQISPNKTWSGFVGGLVAATIGAMLVAYFAHLRLVWPAAALVGFLGGLATMAGDLWESMLKRRFGVKDSGDIIPGHGGLLDRVDGLMFAAIVIAAVRLVDHWGWAH, translated from the coding sequence ATGACGTCGCCGTCGCCGGCTAAGCGCTTCAACTGGGGCAATCTACGAATGCGTGTGGTCTCGGCCACCGTGCTCGTGCCTACCGTCGTGGCCGCCGTATGGTTGGGCGGCGCGTGGATCCTGGCGTTGGCCCTGATCTGCGTGGCCTTGCTGGCGAGGGAGTGGGGCAAGATCAGCGCTCCGAAAGCGCCGCGCGCCGTCGGCGCCGTCGTCGGCGTCTTCTGCGCCTTGGCGGTCATCGCCGCCTTCCTGCATCAGTTCTTCATCGCCTGGACCGTCGTGTTGGTCGGAGCTTTCCTGGCCGGATTGATCGCGCGCGGCGCGGTCGAGCGGCGGGCCGACGCCGCCTATGGCGTGGTCTATATCGCGCCCGCCGTCATCGCTCTGGTCTGGGTTCGATCCCTGCCGGACGGCCTGTGGTGGACCCTGCTGCTGTTCGTGGTCACCTGGTTCGCGGACATCTTCGCCTATGTCGCCGGCAGCATCTTCAAGGGCCCCAAGCTCTGGCCGCAGATTTCGCCGAACAAGACCTGGTCGGGCTTTGTCGGCGGACTCGTGGCGGCGACGATCGGAGCCATGCTGGTGGCCTATTTCGCCCATCTGAGGCTTGTCTGGCCGGCGGCGGCGCTGGTCGGCTTCCTCGGCGGTCTGGCGACCATGGCCGGCGATCTCTGGGAATCGATGCTCAAGCGCCGCTTTGGCGTGAAGGACAGCGGCGACATCATTCCGGGCCATGGCGGCCTGCTCGACCGGGTCGACGGTCTGATGTTCGCGGCCATTGTGATCGCCGCCGTACGCCTCGTCGATCATTGGGGATGGGCGCATTGA
- the frr gene encoding ribosome recycling factor yields MAAAEKPVLSRYRDRMDKAVAALKEEFGSLRTGRASASLLDQVMVEAYGSTTPLNAVASVSVPEPRQINVSVWDRGVVVSVEKAIRASGLGLNPVVEGQNLRIPIPPLTEERRRDLQKIAGKYAEQQKIAVRNVRRDANDDLKKAEKDGAIAEDERKKMETEVQKLTDEAIKRIDEALKTKEQEIMQV; encoded by the coding sequence ATGGCCGCCGCCGAAAAACCCGTCCTGTCGCGCTATCGCGATCGCATGGACAAGGCCGTCGCCGCTCTGAAAGAAGAGTTTGGCAGCCTGCGCACTGGCCGCGCGTCCGCCAGCCTGCTGGATCAAGTGATGGTCGAGGCCTACGGCTCGACCACGCCGCTGAACGCCGTGGCATCGGTCAGCGTGCCCGAACCGCGCCAGATCAACGTCAGCGTCTGGGATCGCGGCGTCGTCGTCTCGGTCGAGAAGGCGATCCGCGCTTCGGGCCTGGGCCTGAACCCGGTTGTCGAAGGTCAGAACCTGCGGATCCCGATCCCGCCGCTCACCGAAGAGCGTCGTAGGGATCTTCAGAAGATCGCCGGGAAGTACGCCGAGCAGCAGAAGATCGCGGTTCGCAACGTGCGTCGCGACGCCAACGACGACCTGAAGAAGGCCGAGAAGGACGGCGCCATCGCCGAGGATGAGCGCAAGAAGATGGAAACCGAGGTCCAGAAGCTGACCGACGAGGCCATCAAGCGCATCGACGAGGCCTTGAAAACCAAAGAGCAAGAGATCATGCAGGTCTGA
- a CDS encoding M50 family metallopeptidase yields the protein MTDVLFYIVPTVFVLSIVVTIHELGHFWVARACGVAIDCFSIGFGRALVSWRDKQGVEWRIAAIPLGGYVRFSGDENAASVPDQNDLSAMKRAIIEREGEAAVNRYFHFKPVWQRALIAVAGPMANFILAILIMAVFLVVIGNPRGQASVREVQPNSPAAQAGLLPGDILLRADKTPLRGAGDVSAYISLRAKMPIDLTIERAGRIQHVTVVPALAESRDDIRGRVKEGRMGVVLASVSKLEKSSLISAIPDATVEVWNMVKTIGFYLGRLVTGQMPADQISGIIGIGHTAGAVTKASAAGAPDMATMALRVFVSSMLLIASLSVSIGFMNLLPIPVLDGGHLLMYAYEAVARRPLRADFQAAGFRAGLALILGFMLFAAWNDLNRYDVFKFIGGLFT from the coding sequence ATGACCGACGTGCTGTTCTACATCGTTCCGACGGTCTTTGTGCTGTCCATCGTGGTGACCATCCACGAGCTGGGCCACTTCTGGGTGGCGCGGGCCTGCGGGGTCGCCATCGACTGCTTCTCGATCGGGTTCGGGCGCGCGCTGGTCTCGTGGCGCGACAAGCAGGGCGTCGAGTGGCGTATCGCGGCCATTCCGCTGGGCGGCTATGTCCGGTTCTCGGGCGATGAGAACGCCGCCAGCGTGCCCGATCAGAATGACCTCTCGGCCATGAAGCGCGCCATCATCGAGCGCGAGGGCGAGGCGGCCGTGAACCGCTATTTCCATTTCAAGCCGGTCTGGCAGCGCGCGCTGATCGCCGTCGCCGGTCCCATGGCGAATTTCATCCTGGCGATCCTGATCATGGCCGTCTTCCTGGTCGTGATCGGCAATCCGCGTGGTCAGGCGTCGGTGCGCGAGGTGCAACCGAACTCGCCCGCCGCCCAGGCGGGTCTCTTGCCGGGCGATATCCTGCTGAGGGCGGACAAGACGCCGCTCCGCGGGGCTGGCGACGTCAGCGCCTATATCTCGCTGCGTGCAAAGATGCCGATCGACCTGACCATCGAGCGGGCGGGGCGGATCCAGCACGTGACGGTCGTTCCCGCCCTGGCCGAAAGCCGCGACGACATCCGCGGCCGCGTCAAGGAAGGCCGGATGGGCGTGGTGCTCGCCAGCGTTTCCAAACTCGAGAAGTCGAGCCTCATCAGCGCCATTCCCGACGCGACCGTCGAGGTTTGGAACATGGTCAAGACGATCGGCTTCTATCTCGGCCGTCTCGTCACCGGCCAGATGCCGGCCGATCAGATCAGTGGGATCATCGGCATCGGCCACACAGCTGGCGCGGTGACCAAGGCCAGCGCCGCCGGCGCCCCGGACATGGCGACCATGGCGCTGCGCGTGTTCGTCTCGTCGATGCTCCTGATCGCCAGCCTGTCGGTCAGCATCGGCTTCATGAACCTGTTGCCGATCCCTGTCCTCGATGGCGGCCACCTGCTGATGTACGCCTATGAAGCGGTTGCTCGCCGCCCTCTGCGAGCGGACTTCCAAGCGGCCGGTTTCCGGGCGGGGCTTGCCTTGATCCTGGGTTTCATGCTGTTCGCGGCATGGAACGACCTCAACCGGTACGACGTGTTCAAATTCATCGGCGGCCTGTTCACGTGA
- the lpxD gene encoding UDP-3-O-(3-hydroxymyristoyl)glucosamine N-acyltransferase: MPDPRFFDSLGPASLSELARVGAAELADATSGDRQIVRAAPLDSADVQAVTFFSDAKRKDAAAATRAGACFVRPEHRDLLPATCAALITRHPQAAWAAAAARLHAPRRHEPSSGAVHADAVLEDGVLLSPGATIGQDARVGRGTRIGPGAVVGPGVVIGRDCVIGPNAVIGFALVGDRVSISAGAVIGEAGFGAAAGPRGMVDLPQLGRVVIQDNVTIGANSCVDRGAFADTTIGENTKIDNLVHVAHNVRIGRNCVLAAFTGVSGSTTVGDGVAFGGKAGVADHLNIGSGASVGAAASVFKNVPAGETWTGFPARPLKKWLRETAWLSRRAGGRVTRGDE, from the coding sequence ATGCCGGACCCGCGTTTCTTCGATAGCCTGGGTCCGGCATCGCTTTCCGAGTTGGCCCGGGTTGGCGCCGCCGAACTGGCGGATGCAACCTCGGGCGACCGCCAGATTGTTCGCGCCGCGCCCTTGGACTCGGCCGACGTCCAGGCGGTCACCTTCTTTTCCGATGCAAAGCGCAAGGACGCCGCCGCCGCGACACGCGCGGGCGCTTGCTTTGTTCGCCCCGAACACCGTGACCTTCTACCGGCGACCTGCGCCGCGCTGATCACCCGGCATCCGCAGGCGGCATGGGCCGCCGCTGCGGCGCGGCTTCACGCACCGCGTCGCCATGAGCCGTCGTCAGGCGCCGTACACGCTGACGCCGTGCTCGAGGACGGTGTCCTGTTGTCGCCAGGCGCGACGATCGGACAAGACGCTCGTGTCGGCCGGGGAACGCGGATCGGGCCTGGAGCCGTGGTTGGCCCTGGAGTCGTCATTGGCCGCGATTGTGTGATCGGGCCCAATGCCGTGATCGGTTTCGCCTTGGTGGGCGACCGGGTCTCGATCTCCGCCGGAGCCGTGATCGGTGAAGCTGGCTTTGGCGCGGCCGCCGGTCCGCGCGGTATGGTCGATCTTCCTCAGTTGGGCCGGGTCGTCATTCAGGACAACGTGACGATCGGCGCCAATAGCTGCGTGGATCGGGGAGCCTTCGCCGACACCACGATCGGCGAAAACACCAAGATCGACAATCTTGTGCACGTCGCCCACAACGTCCGTATCGGGCGTAATTGCGTACTGGCGGCCTTCACGGGTGTTTCCGGCAGCACGACGGTGGGCGACGGCGTCGCCTTCGGCGGCAAGGCCGGGGTGGCCGACCATTTGAATATCGGTTCGGGCGCGAGCGTCGGGGCGGCCGCCTCGGTGTTCAAGAACGTGCCGGCGGGTGAAACATGGACGGGATTCCCGGCGAGGCCGCTGAAGAAGTGGCTCCGGGAAACCGCCTGGCTGTCGCGTAGAGCCGGCGGCCGAGTGACGAGGGGCGATGAATGA
- a CDS encoding OmpH/Skp family outer membrane protein has protein sequence MSKFLSAAAYSVVALAIATSASAQTAPAAAPAAPAVTHGPALPGVCIFSDKRAVGQSLVGKAVDARLKTIAQQVQAELNGERTALETEAKALEAKRATLAQDAQEQQGAALQVKANAWQRKAQLRQKEYEATEQKALSRVYQELDTPIRQVYQTQKCSLLLDRDSVMLANPAMDITDGVVAALDARIKTLTFDRERLDQQVPGAQALQPTNK, from the coding sequence ATGTCCAAGTTCCTGTCCGCGGCCGCTTACAGCGTTGTCGCCCTCGCCATCGCGACCAGCGCTTCGGCCCAGACGGCTCCGGCCGCCGCTCCGGCGGCTCCGGCCGTGACCCACGGTCCGGCCCTGCCTGGCGTCTGCATCTTCTCCGACAAGCGGGCCGTTGGTCAGTCGCTGGTCGGCAAGGCCGTCGACGCTCGCCTAAAGACGATCGCCCAGCAGGTGCAAGCCGAACTCAACGGCGAACGCACCGCGCTCGAAACCGAAGCCAAGGCTCTCGAAGCCAAGCGGGCCACCCTGGCCCAGGATGCCCAGGAGCAGCAAGGCGCCGCTCTGCAGGTCAAGGCCAACGCCTGGCAGCGTAAGGCGCAGCTGCGCCAGAAGGAATACGAAGCGACCGAGCAGAAGGCGCTGTCGCGCGTCTACCAAGAGCTCGATACGCCGATCCGTCAGGTCTACCAGACCCAGAAGTGCAGCCTGCTGCTCGACCGCGATTCCGTGATGCTGGCCAACCCGGCCATGGACATCACCGATGGCGTGGTCGCCGCGCTGGACGCTCGCATCAAGACGCTGACCTTCGATCGCGAACGTCTGGACCAACAGGTCCCGGGCGCTCAAGCTCTGCAGCCGACCAATAAGTAA
- the rpsB gene encoding 30S ribosomal protein S2: MALPEFSMRQLLEAGAHFGHQTHRWNPKMDRYIFGSRSNIHIIDLSQTIPLLHQALVKVREVAAAGGRVLFVGTKRQASDPVATAAKRCAQYYVNHRWLGGTLTNWRTVSGSIARLRELEGVLAGEAQGRSKKELLQLTRERDKLELSLGGIKDMGGIPDIMFVIDTNKEAIAILEARKLNIPVVAILDTNCDPDGITYPIPGNDDAARALQLYCDLIADAVLDGLAAGQAASGVDLGASVAPVEPALARELAPEAPAAEAAPAAEAAPESAEG; the protein is encoded by the coding sequence ATGGCTCTTCCCGAATTCTCCATGCGTCAGCTCCTGGAAGCCGGCGCCCACTTCGGCCACCAGACGCACCGCTGGAACCCGAAGATGGACCGCTACATCTTCGGTTCGCGTTCGAACATCCACATCATCGACCTGTCGCAGACGATCCCGCTGCTGCACCAAGCCCTGGTGAAGGTCCGTGAAGTCGCCGCCGCCGGCGGCCGCGTGCTGTTCGTCGGCACCAAGCGCCAAGCCAGCGACCCGGTCGCCACGGCCGCCAAGCGCTGCGCCCAGTACTACGTGAACCACCGCTGGCTCGGCGGCACCCTGACCAACTGGCGCACCGTCTCGGGCTCGATCGCTCGTCTGCGCGAGCTGGAAGGCGTCCTGGCCGGCGAAGCTCAAGGCCGTTCCAAGAAGGAACTGCTGCAGCTGACCCGCGAACGCGACAAGCTGGAACTGTCGCTGGGCGGCATCAAGGACATGGGCGGCATCCCCGACATCATGTTCGTGATCGACACCAACAAGGAAGCGATCGCGATCCTGGAAGCCCGCAAGCTGAACATCCCGGTCGTCGCCATCCTCGACACCAACTGCGATCCGGACGGCATCACCTATCCGATCCCGGGTAACGACGACGCCGCCCGCGCCCTGCAGCTGTATTGCGACCTGATCGCCGACGCCGTCCTAGACGGCCTGGCCGCCGGCCAAGCCGCCTCGGGCGTGGACCTGGGCGCCTCGGTCGCTCCGGTCGAGCCGGCCCTGGCCCGCGAACTGGCGCCGGAAGCTCCGGCCGCCGAAGCTGCTCCGGCCGCCGAAGCGGCCCCGGAATCGGCCGAAGGCTGA
- the bamA gene encoding outer membrane protein assembly factor BamA has product MIGHMNRFRAQSAAFATGVALLLGSTALTAPQQAFAQAAQTGLVQRIVVQGNERIEQGTVLSYLPIQPGDTVDSQRLDLALKTLARTDLFADVKIEMQGGDLVVRVVENPIINQVVFEGNSSLKEDKLKDEVQIRPRGIFTRAKVQADVQRIIELYRRSGRISATVTPKVVELPQKRVDLVFEISEGPKSGVLGINFLGNAEFSDNDLRDVIVTKESHWYKFLTSNDNYDPDRIEYDREQLRKFYRNRGYFDFRVISSVAELAPDKNGFAVTYTLDEGPKYKFGKVTVETELKKLDGNLLAQILPIRAGQLYEDEKIEQATDALTFAAGAAGFAFVDVRPRYVPNRETKTVDVVFQVREGPRVYVDRIDIVGNTRTLDYVLRRELEVAEGDAYNRVLVDRSKNNIRRLGFFKEVEIDDTQGSAPDRTSLRVKVEEQPTGELSFSAGYSSVDKLVLDVGITERNFRGRGQNFRARASVGSLRQQVDFGFSEPRFLGRNLVAGVNLYTFRYDLSDYAAYDTKSVGGDIRFGFPLTNDASMSLRYTVRQDDVSVADSLCTSGSVSQILCLQRGAYITSMIGYGLRIDKRNDPINPTRGWFADLNQDLAGIGGDVKYLKTEADAGWYWGFTKDLVFSATGSFGYIQGWGGDNVRINDRFYRGGTSFRGFEIAGIGPRDVSSTNNSLGAKLYAISTFELTIPTFLPEQYGIKAALFSDVGTAGLLDDEDRQSSAGVFDPNIKDNLGLRATAGISIDWKSPMGPIRFDISRILAKESYDRTETFRFSTSTRFQ; this is encoded by the coding sequence ATGATTGGTCACATGAACAGATTTCGCGCCCAAAGCGCCGCGTTTGCCACCGGCGTGGCGCTTCTCCTTGGCTCGACGGCCCTGACGGCGCCGCAGCAGGCGTTCGCCCAGGCCGCCCAGACCGGGTTGGTGCAGCGTATCGTCGTGCAGGGCAACGAACGCATCGAGCAGGGCACGGTGCTGTCCTATCTGCCGATCCAGCCCGGTGACACGGTCGATTCGCAGCGTCTCGACCTGGCGCTGAAGACCCTGGCCCGCACCGACCTCTTCGCCGACGTGAAGATTGAAATGCAGGGCGGCGATCTGGTCGTCCGCGTCGTCGAGAACCCGATCATCAATCAGGTGGTCTTCGAGGGGAATTCCTCGCTCAAGGAAGACAAGCTGAAGGACGAGGTGCAAATCCGTCCGCGTGGCATCTTCACCCGCGCCAAGGTGCAGGCAGACGTTCAGCGAATCATCGAGCTGTATCGCCGCTCCGGCCGTATCTCCGCGACCGTCACGCCCAAGGTGGTCGAGCTGCCGCAAAAGCGCGTCGACCTGGTGTTCGAGATCAGTGAAGGCCCCAAGAGCGGCGTGCTCGGAATCAACTTCCTGGGCAACGCCGAGTTCTCGGACAACGATCTGCGCGACGTGATCGTGACCAAGGAAAGTCACTGGTACAAGTTCCTCACCAGCAACGACAACTACGATCCCGACCGGATCGAGTACGACCGCGAGCAACTGCGGAAGTTCTATCGTAACCGCGGCTATTTCGACTTCCGCGTCATCTCGTCGGTGGCCGAACTGGCGCCGGACAAGAACGGTTTCGCCGTCACCTACACCCTGGACGAAGGTCCGAAGTACAAGTTCGGCAAGGTCACCGTCGAGACCGAGCTCAAGAAGCTGGACGGCAACCTGCTGGCCCAGATCCTCCCGATCCGCGCTGGCCAGCTGTACGAAGACGAGAAGATCGAGCAGGCGACCGACGCCCTGACCTTCGCGGCGGGCGCGGCCGGCTTCGCGTTCGTGGACGTGCGCCCGCGCTACGTTCCCAACCGCGAAACCAAGACCGTCGACGTGGTCTTCCAGGTCCGCGAAGGCCCGCGCGTCTATGTCGATCGCATCGACATCGTCGGCAACACCCGCACGCTCGACTATGTCCTGCGTCGCGAGCTGGAGGTCGCCGAGGGCGACGCCTACAACCGCGTTCTGGTCGACCGGTCCAAGAACAACATTCGTCGCCTGGGCTTCTTCAAGGAAGTCGAGATCGACGATACGCAGGGCTCTGCGCCGGACCGCACCAGCCTGCGTGTGAAGGTCGAAGAGCAACCGACCGGCGAACTCTCGTTCAGCGCCGGCTACAGCTCGGTCGACAAGCTGGTGCTGGACGTCGGCATCACCGAGCGGAACTTCCGCGGGCGGGGCCAGAACTTCCGCGCGCGGGCTTCGGTCGGCTCCCTGCGTCAGCAGGTCGATTTCGGCTTCTCCGAGCCGCGCTTCCTCGGGCGTAACCTGGTCGCCGGCGTGAACCTCTATACGTTCCGCTACGACCTGTCGGACTACGCGGCTTACGACACCAAGTCGGTCGGCGGCGATATCCGCTTCGGCTTCCCGCTGACCAACGACGCGTCGATGAGTCTGCGCTACACCGTCCGTCAGGACGACGTCAGCGTCGCCGACAGCCTCTGCACCAGCGGCTCGGTTTCGCAGATCCTCTGCCTGCAGCGCGGCGCCTACATCACCTCGATGATTGGCTATGGCCTGCGCATCGACAAGCGGAACGATCCGATCAATCCGACGCGCGGCTGGTTCGCGGATCTGAACCAGGATCTGGCCGGCATCGGCGGCGACGTGAAGTACCTGAAGACCGAAGCTGACGCCGGCTGGTACTGGGGCTTCACCAAGGATCTGGTGTTCAGCGCCACCGGCTCGTTTGGCTATATCCAGGGCTGGGGCGGCGACAACGTCCGCATCAACGACCGCTTCTATCGTGGCGGCACCTCGTTCCGCGGCTTCGAGATCGCCGGCATCGGCCCGCGTGACGTCTCGAGCACGAACAACTCGCTGGGGGCCAAGCTCTATGCGATCAGCACCTTCGAGCTGACCATCCCGACCTTCCTGCCTGAGCAGTACGGCATCAAGGCCGCGCTGTTTAGCGACGTGGGGACGGCCGGTCTGCTGGATGACGAGGATCGCCAGAGCTCCGCCGGCGTCTTCGATCCGAACATCAAGGATAACCTTGGCCTGCGTGCCACGGCCGGTATCTCGATCGACTGGAAATCCCCCATGGGCCCCATTCGGTTCGATATCAGCCGCATTTTGGCCAAGGAAAGCTACGACCGAACCGAAACGTTCCGGTTCTCCACCTCCACAAGGTTCCAATAA
- the tsf gene encoding translation elongation factor Ts: MAEITAALVKELREKSGVGMMDCKKALAENNGDIEASIDWLRAKGLSKAAKKADRAAAEGLVAIAVADQGAGETATAVEVNAETDFVSRNDLFQGAARQIAGAALATDGSVDAITAAKLAGGETVQDHLTNLIATIGENMMVRRAAKWTVANGVVASYIHNATAPDLGRIGVLVALESTGDKAALRELGRKIAMHVAATSPLSLSPDDLDPAAIEREKAVFTEQALESGKPPAVVEKMIEGRIRKFLEEVVLLKQAFVMNPDQTVEQLVAETAKTLGAPIAVKGFTRLALGEGVEKKQDDFAAEVASMTGQA, translated from the coding sequence ATGGCTGAGATCACCGCCGCCCTCGTCAAGGAACTGCGCGAAAAGTCCGGCGTCGGCATGATGGACTGCAAGAAGGCGCTGGCTGAGAACAACGGCGACATCGAAGCGTCCATCGACTGGCTGCGCGCCAAGGGCCTGTCCAAGGCCGCCAAGAAGGCCGACCGGGCCGCCGCCGAAGGTCTGGTGGCCATCGCCGTCGCCGACCAGGGCGCCGGCGAAACCGCCACGGCCGTCGAAGTGAACGCCGAAACCGACTTCGTGTCGCGTAACGACCTGTTCCAAGGCGCGGCCCGTCAGATCGCCGGCGCCGCCCTGGCCACCGACGGTTCGGTCGACGCCATCACCGCCGCCAAGCTGGCCGGCGGCGAGACCGTGCAGGACCACCTGACCAACCTGATCGCCACGATCGGCGAGAACATGATGGTCCGTCGCGCCGCCAAGTGGACGGTCGCGAACGGCGTCGTCGCTTCGTACATCCACAACGCCACCGCGCCGGACCTCGGCCGCATCGGCGTGCTGGTCGCCCTCGAGTCGACCGGCGACAAGGCCGCCCTGCGCGAGCTGGGCCGCAAGATCGCCATGCACGTCGCCGCGACCTCGCCGCTGTCGCTGTCGCCGGACGATCTGGACCCGGCCGCCATCGAGCGCGAAAAGGCCGTGTTCACCGAGCAAGCCCTGGAATCGGGCAAGCCCCCGGCGGTTGTCGAGAAGATGATCGAAGGCCGCATCCGCAAGTTCCTGGAAGAAGTCGTGCTGCTGAAGCAAGCCTTCGTCATGAACCCGGACCAGACGGTTGAGCAGCTGGTCGCCGAGACCGCCAAGACCCTTGGCGCGCCGATCGCCGTGAAGGGCTTCACCCGTCTCGCCCTGGGCGAGGGCGTGGAAAAGAAGCAAGACGACTTCGCCGCCGAAGTCGCTTCGATGACCGGCCAGGCCTAA
- the uppS gene encoding polyprenyl diphosphate synthase, with the protein MSPTTGLQDVSARAGVGAPDQRLHVAIIMDGNGRWAKQRGMPRVLGHRAGVNALKRTVEGAQSQNVGVLTVFGFSTENWRRPAQEVSELMGLLKAYVESDLERLARAGVKVRIIGRRAGLSPDIAEVIERAEKRTAQNTEFVLQVAFNYGGQADIADAARAFAEKVVRGEARPEDLTEESFGQLLSTAAAPPPDLIVRTSGERRISNFLLWDSAYAELVFQDVLWPDYGPEALAAAIAEYRRRDRRYGGVAADDVAVAG; encoded by the coding sequence ATGTCGCCGACCACCGGCTTGCAGGACGTTTCGGCGCGCGCCGGGGTAGGCGCGCCCGACCAGCGACTGCACGTGGCCATTATCATGGATGGCAATGGCCGCTGGGCGAAGCAGCGGGGCATGCCGCGCGTCCTGGGCCATCGCGCCGGGGTGAACGCCTTGAAGCGCACCGTCGAGGGCGCTCAAAGTCAGAACGTCGGTGTGCTGACGGTCTTCGGCTTCTCGACCGAGAACTGGCGCCGCCCGGCCCAGGAGGTCTCCGAGCTGATGGGTCTGCTCAAGGCCTATGTGGAGTCCGACCTCGAGCGGCTGGCGCGGGCGGGTGTGAAAGTCCGCATCATCGGTCGCCGGGCTGGCCTGTCCCCGGATATCGCCGAGGTCATCGAGCGGGCCGAAAAGCGCACGGCCCAGAACACCGAGTTCGTGTTGCAGGTCGCCTTCAACTATGGCGGTCAGGCCGATATCGCCGACGCGGCCAGGGCTTTCGCCGAAAAGGTCGTCCGCGGCGAGGCCAGGCCTGAGGACCTCACCGAGGAGTCCTTTGGTCAGTTGCTGTCGACCGCCGCCGCGCCGCCGCCGGATCTGATCGTGCGCACCAGCGGTGAGCGCCGTATCTCCAACTTCCTGCTCTGGGACAGCGCCTACGCCGAACTGGTGTTCCAGGACGTCCTGTGGCCCGACTACGGACCGGAAGCCCTTGCGGCCGCCATCGCCGAGTATCGCCGTCGGGATCGACGTTACGGAGGGGTCGCGGCCGATGACGTCGCCGTCGCCGGCTAA
- the dxr gene encoding 1-deoxy-D-xylulose-5-phosphate reductoisomerase, protein MGALTSPRKVVVLGSTGSIGLSTLSLFEESGAPVEILALTAGGNVERLIEQALRWRPQVAVIQDETKLEALRNGLAGSGVRAAAGSAAIIEAAAMGADWVMSAIVGAAGLAPTVAAARTGAVIALANKESLVCAGPALLAIAKAAGGSVIPVDSEHSAIFQVLQPECAHRVARLILTASGGPFRTWDRAAMAQATPEQAVAHPNWSMGAKISVDSATMMNKGLEMIEASYLFGTPEDRVDVLIHPQSVIHSLVEYADGSTLAQLGPPDMRSPIACAFSWPDRLPWPAPRLDLAAYGQLTFESPDLDRFPSIAIAREALRLGGGAPTAMNAANEVAVAAFLDREIGFLDIAAAVAGTLERMNSLGGLSIAEGDAVDNAMMIDASARRIAAEVVAQKHRR, encoded by the coding sequence ATGGGCGCATTGACCTCGCCACGCAAGGTGGTGGTGCTGGGCTCGACCGGATCGATCGGCCTTTCGACCTTGAGCCTTTTCGAGGAATCCGGCGCGCCGGTTGAAATTCTGGCGTTGACGGCGGGCGGCAACGTCGAACGCCTGATCGAGCAGGCGTTGCGCTGGCGTCCGCAAGTCGCGGTCATCCAGGATGAGACCAAGCTCGAGGCTCTCAGGAATGGGCTGGCGGGGAGCGGCGTGCGCGCCGCCGCCGGCTCAGCCGCGATCATCGAGGCCGCCGCCATGGGCGCGGACTGGGTGATGTCGGCCATCGTCGGCGCGGCGGGCCTGGCGCCGACCGTGGCCGCCGCCCGCACCGGCGCGGTCATCGCCCTCGCCAACAAGGAAAGCTTGGTTTGCGCGGGGCCGGCCCTGCTGGCGATCGCCAAGGCGGCCGGCGGTTCTGTGATCCCCGTCGATTCCGAACATTCGGCGATCTTCCAGGTGTTGCAGCCCGAATGCGCCCATCGTGTCGCGCGGCTGATCCTGACCGCTTCGGGCGGTCCGTTCCGCACCTGGGACAGGGCCGCGATGGCTCAGGCCACCCCCGAGCAGGCCGTGGCCCACCCAAACTGGTCCATGGGCGCCAAGATTTCGGTCGATTCCGCGACGATGATGAACAAGGGGCTCGAAATGATCGAAGCCTCCTACCTGTTCGGAACGCCTGAAGACCGCGTCGACGTCTTGATCCACCCGCAGTCCGTGATCCATAGCCTGGTGGAGTACGCCGACGGCTCTACGCTCGCCCAGTTGGGACCGCCCGACATGCGCAGCCCGATCGCCTGCGCCTTCTCCTGGCCCGACCGGCTGCCCTGGCCCGCGCCGCGGCTGGACCTCGCCGCCTACGGGCAGCTGACCTTCGAATCGCCCGACCTGGATCGCTTCCCCTCGATCGCCATCGCCCGAGAGGCGCTGCGGTTGGGCGGCGGCGCGCCGACGGCGATGAACGCCGCCAACGAGGTCGCGGTCGCCGCTTTCCTTGACCGGGAGATTGGCTTTCTCGATATTGCCGCCGCAGTGGCGGGAACCCTCGAGCGCATGAATAGTCTTGGTGGGCTCTCCATTGCGGAAGGTGACGCCGTCGATAACGCGATGATGATCGACGCCAGCGCTCGCCGCATTGCGGCCGAGGTTGTCGCGCAAAAGCATCGGCGCTGA